A stretch of Triticum aestivum cultivar Chinese Spring chromosome 1D, IWGSC CS RefSeq v2.1, whole genome shotgun sequence DNA encodes these proteins:
- the LOC123169475 gene encoding probable calcium-binding protein CML15, which translates to MGKMRALFSRSRSGGRASRSSSTKSSSMPPSPARSPSVREDEMERVFRKFDANGDGRISRAELAALFESVGHAVTDDEVTRMMEEADADGDGYISLAEFAAINAAPDAAVEEDLRHAFRVFDADGNGVISPAELARVLRGLGEAATVAQCRRMIEGVDRNGDGLVSFDEFKLMMANGKGFGLAQANVRA; encoded by the coding sequence ATGGGCAAGATGCGCGCGCTCTTCTCCCGCAGCCGCAGCGGCGGCCGCGCCAGCCGCTCCTCCTCCACCAAGTCGTCGTCGATGCCGCCGTCGCCCGCGCGCTCGCCCTCTGTGCGGGAGGACGAGATGGAGCGCGTGTTCCGCAAGTTCGACGCCAACGGCGACGGCCGGATCTCGcgggccgagctggcggcgctgttCGAGAGCGTGGGCCACGCAGTCACGGACGACGAGGTGACCCGCATGATGGAGGAGGCCGACGCCGACGGCGACGGCTACATCAGCCTCGCGGAGTTCGCCGCCATCaacgccgcgcccgacgccgccgtcgAGGAGGACCTCCGGCACGCCTTCCGCGTCTTCGACGCCGACGGCAACGGCGTCATCTCCCCCGCCGAGCTCGCGCGCGTGCTGCGCGGCCTCGGCGAGGCCGCCACCGTCGCGCAGTGCCGCCGCATGATCGAGGGCGTCGACCGCAACGGCGACGGCCTCGTCTCCTTCGACGAGTTCAAGCTCATGATGGCCAACGGCAAAGGATTCGGCCTCGCCCAGGCCAACGTCCGCGCCTGA